The following coding sequences are from one Nicotiana tomentosiformis chromosome 3, ASM39032v3, whole genome shotgun sequence window:
- the LOC104090089 gene encoding histone-lysine N-methyltransferase, H3 lysine-9 specific SUVH6-like has protein sequence MLGERLHQSIGNEYPRSPSTFKRLKVDTTRKFPENCGLFVGQTKGSRIQCYADAEIYQEFPSTSKGVKVEDTWNFTEIRGVHVPQTNGSGTQCPADAEIKSSSGIAMNVIESAKPLRVFVPNTLSGKPANKVRESLNVIESAKPLRVFVPNTLNGKPANKVREALKIFDDLYSKLLREDKAEKREGQSKRNIIIEAAVSLKNQNKWVNCEWTFGHVPGVEIGDQFRFRAELVMIGLHRQYFKGIDYVNINGKDVATAIVDSGRYDNEAISSQTFIYVGQGGNPKVSASKVEDQKLEGSNLALKNSMDLGYPVRVIRSRQRVKDQKSDIRYIYEGLYTVTKCLQERGSTGKFIFKFELKRNSAQSKLTCELVSRPANLGKVNHFRQNVNKATKSVMQFVQREIVVDCDISQGKEKILIPAVNAINDERPPPFTYITSMQYPDWYCISMPQGCSCTSGCSDSEQCSCASRNGGEIPFNTRGSIIRAKPLVYECGPSCKCPPSCKNRVSQHGPRYHLEVFKTESRGWGLRLRDYVSSGSFICEYVGELLDEKEAERRIDHDEYLFDVGNYDEETPKRNKKFAVESNSFQRKDEDGFTLDAARYGNVGRFINHSCSPNLYAQNVMYDHGDRTVPHIMFFASKSIAPLEELTYDYNYQIDQVYDANGNLKKKNCRCGSRKCLGRMY, from the coding sequence ATGCTTGGGGAGAGATTACATCAGAGCATAGGCAATGAGTATCCTAGATCTCCGTCCACATTTAAGCGCCTAAAAGTTGATACAACCCGTAAGTTCCCTGAAAATTGTGGTCTATTTGTTGGCCAAACGAAAGGAAGCAGAATTCAGTGTTACGCTGATGCTGAGATCTACCAGGAATTTCCATCCACTTCTAAGGGTGTAAAAGTTGAGGACACATGGAATTTTACTGAAATTCGTGGCGTGCATGTTCCTCAAACGAATGGAAGCGGTACTCAATGTCCTGCTGATGCTGAGATCAAAAGTAGTTCTGGAATTGCTATGAATGTGATTGAGTCAGCCAAGCCTTTAAGAGTTTTTGTGCCAAATACTTTGAGCGGCAAGCCTGCAAACAAAGTTAGAGAGTCCCTGAATGTGATTGAGTCAGCCAAGCCTTTAAGAGTTTTTGTGCCAAATACTTTGAATGGCAAGCCTGCAAACAAAGTTAGAGAGGCCCTGAAAATTTTTGACGACCTATACTCTAAACTTTTGCGAGAAGATAAAGCAGAGAAACGTGAAGGACagtctaaaagaaatatcattaTAGAGGCAGCAGTGAGTTTGAAGAATCAGAATAAGTGGGTGAATTGTGAGTGGACCTTTGGACATGTTCCTGGAGTTGAAATTGGGGATCAATTCCGGTTTAGGGCAGAACTTGTTATGATCGGACTACATCGCCAATATTTTAAGGGCATCGATTATGTGAATATTAACGGAAAAGATGTTGCAACTGCCATTGTTGATTCTGGTCGGTATGATAATGAGGCCATATCTTCTCAAACATTCATTTATGTAGGTCAAGGTGGGAATCCAAAAGTTTCTGCTTCGAAAGTAGAAGATCAAAAGCTTGAAGGGAGTAATCTTGCCTTGAAGAACTCCATGGACTTGGGATATCCGGTGAGGGTTATTCGTAGTCGACAAAGAGTGAAGGATCAAAAGAGTGATATAAGATACATTTACGAAGGGCTTTACACTGTGACAAAGTGTTTGCAAGAAAGAGGTTCAACTGGAAAATTTATTTTCAAGTTTGAACTGAAAAGAAATTCTGCCCAATCAAAACTTACTTGTGAACTAGTGTCACGGCCAGCAAATTTAGGCAAGGTAAATCACTTTCGTCAAAATGTTAATAAGGCAACAAAATCAGTTATGCAGTTTGTGCAGCGGGAGATTGTTGTGGACTGTGATATCtcgcaaggaaaggagaagatacTGATCCCTGCTGTCAATGCAATCAATGATGAGAGACCCCCACCGTTCACTTACATTACCAGCATGCAGTATCCAGATTGGTATTGCATCTCTATGCCTCAAGGTTGCAGCTGCACAAGTGGATGCTCGGATTCTGAGCAATGCTCTTGTGCTTCTAGGAATGGAGGTGAGATTCCATTCAACACAAGAGGCTCTATTATTAGAGCAAAGCCTCTTGTTTACGAGTGTGGTCCGTCTTGCAAATGCCCTCCTTCTTGCAAAAATAGAGTTAGCCAACATGGTCCACGGTACCACTTGGAGGTTTTCAAGACCGAATCAAGAGGATGGGGTTTGAGGTTGAGGGACTATGTATCATCTGGAAGTTTTATTTGTGAATATGTTGGGGAGTTACTTGATGAAAAGGAAGCCGAAAGGAGAATAGATCATGATGAGTACTTGTTTGATGTTGGCAACTATGATGAAGAAACCCCCAAAAGGAATAAAAAGTTCGCAGTTGAGTCAAATTCTTTTCAGAGGAAGGATGAAGATGGCTTTACCCTTGATGCAGCACGATATGGGAACGTTGGAAGATTTATCAACCACAGCTGCTCTCCAAACCTTTATGCTCAAAATGTCATGTATGACCATGGTGATAGGACAGTACCTCACATAATGTTTTTCGCTTCCAAGAGTATTGCTCCATTAGAAGAGCTTACTTATGACTACAACTACCAGATTGATCAGGTTTATGATGCAAATGGTAATCTGAAGAAAAAGAATTGTAGATGTGGTTCGCGTAAGTGCTTGGGGAGAATGTACTAA